A window of the Linepithema humile isolate Giens D197 chromosome 4, Lhum_UNIL_v1.0, whole genome shotgun sequence genome harbors these coding sequences:
- the LOC105669155 gene encoding short-chain dehydrogenase/reductase family 16C member 6-like, protein MFLLAEIFVLLFKVLYYICESVVKLFAPVKAKSVASEIVLVTGAGHGIGKELAIGYALLGATVVCWDINEKTNQQTKNEIKKMGKDSIHAYRCDVTNREEVFKVAEKVRTEVGDVTILINNAGVGIVKTLLNYSDDEITRTINVNVIAHYWTLRAFLPSMIEKNHGHVVAVSSLLAIVTLMYATVYSPTKSAVRALMESFNEELRLSSKGKSLIKFTTVFPTLVFNGMLKKLVMRFPSLISPLYPKKAASLIIDAQRKNYRERGIPSHMLPLLSLFRNFPNKAQECVKDFVNLSAEPDN, encoded by the exons ATGTTTCTTTTAGCAGAAATATTTGTGCTTCTTTTCAAAGTTCTCTATTACATCTGTGAGAGTgtagttaaattatttgctcCAGTAAAGGCAAAAAGTGTGGCTAGTGAAATTGTTCTg gTAACAGGTGCGGGTCACGGTATAGGAAAGGAATTAGCAATTGGTTACGCCTTGTTAGGAGCCACAGTAGTATGTTGGGACATCAATGAAAAAACCAACCAACAGACAAAGAAcgagattaaaaaaatgggAAAAGACTCTATACATGCGTATCG ATGCGATGTAACAAACAGAGAAGAAGTCTTCAAAGTGGCCGAAAAAGTAAGAACAGAAGTGGGCGAcgttactattttaattaataatgctgGCGTAGGAATTGTTAAAACACTTCTAAATTATAGCGACGATGAAATTACGCGAACCATAAATGTGAATGTTATCGCGCATTATTGG acaTTACGTGCATTTTTACCAAGCATGATTGAAAAGAATCATGGTCATGTCGTTGCGGTTTCATCACTATTAGCAATTGTAACGTTAATGTATGCGACAGTTTACTCTCCTACAAAATCCGCAGTCAGAG CACTTATGGAGAGTTTTAATGAAGAATTGCGTTTATCTAGTAAGggaaaatctttaattaaattcactaCAGTTTTCCCAACTTTAGTGTTTAACGGAATGCTTAAAAAGCTAGTAATGAG ATTTCCCAGTTTAATAAGTCCATTATATCCAAAAAAAGCTGcttcattaataattgatgcgcaaagaaaaaattacagaGAAAGGGGTATACCTTCTCATATGCTAccattattatcgttatttag AAATTTTCCGAACAAAGCACAAGAATGCGTAAAAGATTTCGTTAATCTTAGTGCCGAAccagataattaa